CCCACGATACGGCGCACATGAAACGGCACCTGCGTGGAAGTGCGTATGAAAAGCCTGCCGTTAGGATCAAGCCAGGTGAGCGTGGTATGCGGCTCCAGCGCGCAGTGCTGCGCGTACTGGGTTTCAAAGGTGTTCTCGAAGATATAGTCGGCCTTGGAAAACCATTCGTCCGGGTGGATGTCAAGATCAAATTTCGCGCAGATATTGCGTTTGGCGTCGGGAATATTCCTGGCGTCCTTCTCGTCGTGAATGACCGGCGCGCCGGGCTTCACCGCGTCCATGATCTCAAACACGGCGGGCAGCACTTTATACTCCACCCTGATTTTGGAAAGCGCCAGCTCGGCCGCCTCTTTGGTTTCGGCCGCCACGGCCGCCACCTTGTCGCCTACATAGCGCACCTTGGTATCGAACACTAGGCAGTCATAGGGCGACGGCTCCGGGTAACCCTGCCCCGCCGTAGTGTGGCGGATGCGCGGCACGTTTTTGTAGCACAGCACCGCTTTGACGCCGGGCACTTTTTCCGCCCCGGAAGTGTCTATGCTCGTGATCTCGGCGTGCGCGTGCGGACTCCACAGGATTTTACCGTGCAGTACGCCCGGCACGGCCACGTCATCGGTAAATTCGGCCCGGCCGCAGGCGAGGCCGAGCGCGTCCACTTTGGTGACGCGGCGGTTTACGGTCTTGAAATTTTCGGTTTCTTTAATTGCCATGATTCTCGCCTCGCTTTTTCGGTTTCGCGCCCGCTTTGCCTTTAAGCGCCCGGGCGGCCAGCTTAACCGCATGGACCTGCTTTACATAGCCCGTGCAGCGGCAGATATTGCCGTCAAGCGCGTGCCGGATTTCCGGCTCCGCCGGATCGGGATTTGCGGCAAGCAGCTCTTTCGTCACCAGTATCATGCCGGGAATGCAGAACCCGCACTGCACCGCGCCCGAATCCACATAAGCCTGCTGGATCGGATGCGGGTCGGCGGGGCCGCCCAGCCCCTCGATCGTTTCCACGCTTGTGCCATGCGCCGACACCGCCAGCATCATGCACGAAAGCGCGGCGCGCCCGTCCACCAGCACGGTGCAGCTGCCGCAGTCGCCCGTGTCACAGCCTTTTTTCGTGCCAGTATAACCTTCGCGGCGCAACAGTTCTATAAGCGTTTCACTCTCGCCTGCGCGGAAAGTTTTTTCCGCGCCGTTTAGCGTAAACGCGATTTCAAAGTATCCGGCCCTGGATTCCAATACCGTCGTTTTCATCAGCGCGCTCCCTGCCCGGCGGCGGCCAGGATGCAGCGCCGTATGACAACCGGGGCGATTTCTTTTTTATACTGCGCCGGCGCGCTCAGCGAATTGAACTGGCCGGCCTGAGCGGCGGCTTTCCCGCCCGCTTCGCAAGCCAGTTCCGCGGTAATCTTTTTGCCCGCCAGCACGGCTTCCGCCGCAGGCAGCACCGTCGCTTTCGCGACCGCCGCGCCCAGCGCCACGCGCAGAGACCTGCAGACCCCGCCTTTATGCTCCAGAACTGCCGCGCACAGCATGATGTTTTCCCACGAACTTTCGGTTTTGGCGACTTTATCAAACACGCCGGAGAATTTTTCCGTTCCGGCGGGAATTTTAAATTCCACCAGCACCCATTTGCGGCCCAGTTCCTCCGCGTAAGGTTTCTCGAACAGTTTTTCCACCGGCACGGTTTCGGTTTTTCCGGGCCGCGCGACCACCGCGCTGGCGTTTAACGCGGCCAGCACCACGGGAAAATGGTTGAACGGATACGGGCGCACCATATTGCCCCCGAGCGTGCCCATATTGCGGATGAGATGGCTCGATATGCGGTAAGCCGCCTCATAAACAAGCCCGCCCGCCCAGTTTCTGATAACAGGCGATTGAAGCAGGTCGGTAAACGTCGTGCACGCCCCGATCGTGAGAAATTTCGAGTCGCGTTTTATATAGGACAGCCCCGCGTACTTCAGGTCCGCCACGGCGGTAACGCCGGACGGCAGCGATTTAACAAGCCCCGTGCCGCCGCCGAATATGACGGCGCGGCCCTTGAATCGGGCAAGCACGCCGACCGCTTCTTTCGCGCCCGCGGGACGGGTATAGGATGTTATTTTGCTCATGGTCACCTCTTGTCGAAATACGGATGTTTAAGGTACGGAAACTTCTCCGGCTTCGTATCCACGGCTTTCAGTTCCGCCTCGCTCACCAGCACGGAGGGCGCCACAACGGACACCGGGATGCCGTTAACCATAGTATTATACACATTAAGCGCGGCGCCTGCCGAAACTATGTCGCGCAGCACACGGTTGTTGAGCGCGTCAAAACGGACGCCGCGCAGAGGCTCTTCGCGCCCGTCCGCGGCATACACTTTATAAATTTCCATATCCCCGGAAAAGTCGCCCGCGTCGCGCACCAGTATCCCGTATTCCAGGTCATAATCACGGCAGAGGGCGAGCAGTTTCGTTTTAAGATCTGCGTCTGGCACCGTGACCGCCGGCCTGAAAAACAGATTCGACGCACTGCCCCTGGGAACGGAAAACAGAGTGGCCCGTCCGTGTCCGTTGGAAGCGAAGCGTTCCCTGGCCGGAGCGCGGCTCATAAGCAGGTCCAGCAGTTTCCCTTTTTTCACCAGCTGCACGGCGCGGGCAGGCACGCCTTCGCTATCCACTTCGTACGAACCGACCAGCCCCGCGCCGTTATGCTCTTTGGCAAGGGGATCATCGGTAACGCTGAACAGCGGGCTCATTACCCGCAGGCCGAGCCGGTTGTAGAAAGCGCCCATGCCGTTTTCCTGCCCGAACTCCGACCACGACGGGCGCGGCGCGTAAACCGATCCCGCGAAGAATTTCGAGAACAGCTGGCCCGCCGCCGCGCCTTCAAACAGCACCGGCCCCACATAAGCGGCAAGCGTGGAACCATGAACAGAGGCTGAAACGCTGCCCGCAAATTGCGCGGCCAGCCCGGCAAGCCCGCCGGCGGAGGGCAGTTCATTCTGCGCATAAACAAAAGAACGGCTGCGCTTTATCGGCATGCCGTCGGCGGCCATCGTTTCGGCGTTGAACGTGGCCGCGCCCAGCGCGCCGCCGCTGTGAACCATGGTGTTTTCGCTGTTCGCATAACTGCTTTCAGCCTGCGAAACGGAAAGCGTGACACCGCTCACCATAATATCGGCGTAGCGTCGAAATACCGCCGAAGCGGAACGCGCGGCGTCCACCAGCGCGGGCCGGTCCAGCCCGAACGGTTTGATACCGCCGGCGTAAATGGCGGGAGTGGACGGAGAAAAATCGTCCGGCTGGTCGGCCAGATTCCTGGTGCGCGCCAGCGCGGACTTTTTAGCCAGAGCCTGCACGGCGGCATTATAGGTATCGTCCGAAATCTCCCACAGGGCGCGGCGCACTGCGGCGTAACCGCCGTCGCGGTCGGTCCAGGAAAGATAATCGTTGGAATCGCCAAACCCCTTGACGAAGTTGGAGTTGTCGAATTTTTCAGACCCCACCCGCAGTTCCGCGCGGGCCAGCGCGCGGGCCTCCAGTTCGTCACTCACGGTCGAGCCGAAAGTCGCCTGAGTTTCAAATTCCTGGGTGCGCGTTACGGTGTAAGCAAGGAAATAAGGCAGTGGATATCTGTCCGCGCGCAGCCGCGCGCCGTTGCGGGCCAGTTCGGCCCGCATGGCTTTGAATACGGGAGTTTCAAACGTCGCGCCGTCCGCCGCGAAACCAGCCCGTGCCGGTCCGGCAAAACATATCAGGAACAAAATGGCTTTTTTCATTTTACATCCCCCTCCCCGCCGGTCAGCGGGGGCGCGAGAATGGGAGCTTTCTCCTTGGGATTATGGGCCTTTTCAACTTCCAGTTCTGTTACCAGAATGCTGGGCGAAACCGCCGAAACCGGAACCCAGCCCGATTCCGCGCCGCAGGTGCCGTTGAACACGCCGGCATCGTCGCCGCCGGCGGCTATCTTGCCGAAGGTGGTGAGCGGAGTGCCGACTATATCCACGCCGCGCACGATCTCGTCGGGGCGCCCGTCGGCGTAAACCCGGTACACCAGCAGCGGCAGCACTTTAAACGACTGGGTGCCCGCGCGGCCGGTCTGTGTAAATCCTCCCGCGATATCCTCAAAAACCAGCCCGTAGGGCTTGCCCTGTTTTCTGCACTCCGCTATCATGGCTTTGCGCAGTTCATCGAACGGAACGGGATCTTTGACAGTAACGATCGTGTTACCCATTCTCGACGTGACCGCCTTGCCCGCCGAACGCCGCCCGTGCCCGTTTGATTTGACAAACCCGGCCGCGGGCGTGCGGTCCATAAGAAAATTTTTCAGCACGCCCGACTCGATCAGCGTTACCTTCTGCGCCTTTACCCCCTCGTCGTCATACTTGTAATGTCCGCGCAATGCAATACCGTCAAAACTCGCCAGCGTGGGATCGTCCTCCACGGTTATGACCTCCGAAACGATTTTCTCGTTTATTTTTTTAGCGAAAGTCTGCCCGTCGGAATTCTTTTTCAGCCGGTGGCCTTCGAGCCGGTGGCCCAGAATCTCGTGAAAAAACACGCCCGCCGCGCGGTTGCGCATGATGGCCGGCCCGCTGTAGGGCTCCACGATCGGAGCGGATTTAAGCGCCGCCAGCTCTTTAACCGATTCCGCCATATCGGCCATTATCCGTTTATCGTCCGGCAGATCGGAGAGCCTGACTCCCGCGTAGGTCTTTGACCGGCGCAGGTCCATTCCGTCTTCGGTGCGGGTGGCGATGTTATAGGACAAACGCAGATAGACATCGCCCGTTTTGACCCGCGTGCCCTCGCTGGAAACAAAATACCGATTATAAACAGTGGCCACAAAATCCGCCGAGTTGGAAAACACGAACGGAAAAGAAGACAGATACGCGGTGTAGTTTTTCAGCCGGGTTTCCCACTCCGTCCGGTCAACAGCGGGCAGTTCGCCGGTTTCATAAAACCGTTCGGGCGCGGCGGGTGCGGAGAAATCATCTGATTTGTCGTCGTCCGCGGCCGTCATGTCGCGGTTGGCGCGCACTTTCATATAGCCTTCCTGCGCGCGCTTGTAATAAAAATCCGTCCAGCGCCAGAGCTCCGCGCGGATAGCGTCAATGTCCGCGCCAGCGGCAATACTGACCGGATTGCCCCTGAACGTATAGCCCTGCATCCCTTTCACTTCATGGGTATTATCCAGTTCGCGCGAGCCGACCCTCGCATC
This sequence is a window from Elusimicrobiaceae bacterium. Protein-coding genes within it:
- a CDS encoding FAD binding domain-containing protein, which produces MSKITSYTRPAGAKEAVGVLARFKGRAVIFGGGTGLVKSLPSGVTAVADLKYAGLSYIKRDSKFLTIGACTTFTDLLQSPVIRNWAGGLVYEAAYRISSHLIRNMGTLGGNMVRPYPFNHFPVVLAALNASAVVARPGKTETVPVEKLFEKPYAEELGRKWVLVEFKIPAGTEKFSGVFDKVAKTESSWENIMLCAAVLEHKGGVCRSLRVALGAAVAKATVLPAAEAVLAGKKITAELACEAGGKAAAQAGQFNSLSAPAQYKKEIAPVVIRRCILAAAGQGAR
- a CDS encoding metallopeptidase TldD-related protein — translated: MKKAILFLICFAGPARAGFAADGATFETPVFKAMRAELARNGARLRADRYPLPYFLAYTVTRTQEFETQATFGSTVSDELEARALARAELRVGSEKFDNSNFVKGFGDSNDYLSWTDRDGGYAAVRRALWEISDDTYNAAVQALAKKSALARTRNLADQPDDFSPSTPAIYAGGIKPFGLDRPALVDAARSASAVFRRYADIMVSGVTLSVSQAESSYANSENTMVHSGGALGAATFNAETMAADGMPIKRSRSFVYAQNELPSAGGLAGLAAQFAGSVSASVHGSTLAAYVGPVLFEGAAAGQLFSKFFAGSVYAPRPSWSEFGQENGMGAFYNRLGLRVMSPLFSVTDDPLAKEHNGAGLVGSYEVDSEGVPARAVQLVKKGKLLDLLMSRAPARERFASNGHGRATLFSVPRGSASNLFFRPAVTVPDADLKTKLLALCRDYDLEYGILVRDAGDFSGDMEIYKVYAADGREEPLRGVRFDALNNRVLRDIVSAGAALNVYNTMVNGIPVSVVAPSVLVSEAELKAVDTKPEKFPYLKHPYFDKR
- a CDS encoding metallopeptidase TldD-related protein is translated as MKKLLPVLCACAFLCAGRGYAYTLQTDPALNAMSAELARSTSALTNAEAAPMYYLSYQLNDTRQIHVSAENGGIENSGESFNRYLDVDARVGSRELDNTHEVKGMQGYTFRGNPVSIAAGADIDAIRAELWRWTDFYYKRAQEGYMKVRANRDMTAADDDKSDDFSAPAAPERFYETGELPAVDRTEWETRLKNYTAYLSSFPFVFSNSADFVATVYNRYFVSSEGTRVKTGDVYLRLSYNIATRTEDGMDLRRSKTYAGVRLSDLPDDKRIMADMAESVKELAALKSAPIVEPYSGPAIMRNRAAGVFFHEILGHRLEGHRLKKNSDGQTFAKKINEKIVSEVITVEDDPTLASFDGIALRGHYKYDDEGVKAQKVTLIESGVLKNFLMDRTPAAGFVKSNGHGRRSAGKAVTSRMGNTIVTVKDPVPFDELRKAMIAECRKQGKPYGLVFEDIAGGFTQTGRAGTQSFKVLPLLVYRVYADGRPDEIVRGVDIVGTPLTTFGKIAAGGDDAGVFNGTCGAESGWVPVSAVSPSILVTELEVEKAHNPKEKAPILAPPLTGGEGDVK
- a CDS encoding (2Fe-2S)-binding protein codes for the protein MKTTVLESRAGYFEIAFTLNGAEKTFRAGESETLIELLRREGYTGTKKGCDTGDCGSCTVLVDGRAALSCMMLAVSAHGTSVETIEGLGGPADPHPIQQAYVDSGAVQCGFCIPGMILVTKELLAANPDPAEPEIRHALDGNICRCTGYVKQVHAVKLAARALKGKAGAKPKKRGENHGN
- a CDS encoding molybdopterin-dependent oxidoreductase yields the protein MAIKETENFKTVNRRVTKVDALGLACGRAEFTDDVAVPGVLHGKILWSPHAHAEITSIDTSGAEKVPGVKAVLCYKNVPRIRHTTAGQGYPEPSPYDCLVFDTKVRYVGDKVAAVAAETKEAAELALSKIRVEYKVLPAVFEIMDAVKPGAPVIHDEKDARNIPDAKRNICAKFDLDIHPDEWFSKADYIFENTFETQYAQHCALEPHTTLTWLDPNGRLFIRTSTQVPFHVRRIVG